In one window of Nicotiana tabacum cultivar K326 chromosome 12, ASM71507v2, whole genome shotgun sequence DNA:
- the LOC107794928 gene encoding vesicle-fusing ATPase-like: protein MQVSGQKELKEVLRRDIDVRDLAAEMKSLGVGGLGNELNHIFSMLVVPRFIPRAITREIRFKNKQGLILHGPPGTGKTSIARAIAKILNGKLQVVRGPEIFSQLTGSSEAKIREVFYSAINDLEAKGEESPLHVIVFDELDSISRQRGTNPFNTTGDRIVNQLLTMIDGYTSLSNILLIGTTNRIDLIDTALTRPGRVELHLKIGLPDEAGRLEILRINVKRLQWRGMIDPHLELQKIVTDTEGFSGADLEALIQTAYCNAMDRHVKSDISKTDWAAIIVVAPDIYRAVVALRTAKDCSAKG from the exons ATGCAG GTAAGTGGTCAAAAAGAACTCAAAGAGGTTTTAAGAAGAGATATCGATGTTCGTGATCTTGCCGCTGAAATGAAATCCTTGGGAGTTGGGGGTCTAGGGAATGAACTCAACCATATCTTCTCCATGCTAGTTGTCCCTCGCTTTATACCACGTGCCATCACAAGAGA GATTCGCTTCAAAAACAAACAAGGTTTAATCCTTCATGGGCCACCTGGAACGGGAAAAACCTCGATAGCACGAGCCATTGCGAAAATTCTCAATGGAAAATTACAG GTTGTCAGAGGACCCGAAATATTTAGTCAACTTACAGGATCAAGTGAGGCCAAGATAAGGGAGGTGTTTTATTCAGCCATTAATGATCTTGAAGCAAAAG GTGAGGAGAGTCCTCTGCATGTGATAGTTTTTGACGAGTTAGATTCCATTTCAAGGCAAAGAGGAACTAATCCATTTAACACCACGGGTGATCGGATTGTGAACCAGCTTCTCACTATG ATTGATGGATACACTAGCTTAAGCAATATATTGCTAATTGGGACGACGAACAGGATAGATTTAATTGACACTGCATTGACGAG GCCGGGTAGAGTCGAGTTACATCTGAAAATTGGTCTTCCCGATGAAGCGGGACGACTGGAGATTCTGAGGATTAATGTTAAGAGACTTCAATGGAGGGGGATGATAGATCCACATCTGGAACTCCAGAAGATAG TTACAGATACAGAAGGATTTAGCGGAGCTGATCTCGAGGCATTAATTCAGACTGCATACTGCAATGCGATGGATCGTCATGTGAAATCGGATATATCCAAAACCGATTGGGCAGCTATTATAGTTGTGGCGCCGGATATTTATAGGGCAGTTGTTGCTCTCAGAACTGCAAAG GACTGTAGTGCTAAGGGCTGA